The Streptomyces rimosus genomic interval CTGTGGATCATCCGCCAGCTCAGCGACGCCACCGACATACGCAGCAACACCAACGGCACCACCATCCGCATCCGCATGAACCGCCGCCGCCCCACCACTCCACCCTCCCCACCACCGCAACGGGCGAAGTAGTCCGGCACCTGCGAGACATTCGGCTGTCTTGCTTACGTCACCCGGGGCCGCGCGTCAGCACTCACGGTGATTGTCGATGTGTCGGCGGTGGAGAGCTGCTGGGTATTGATGCCCTGGCCACTTTGGTCCGCAAGTCCATGCGCCTGCACTCGGTCGGCGGTGGACTGCTGCTGGCCGCGCCTGAGCACCGCGTGGAGCGACGGCCGGGCGCGGGGGCTCTTCACCGAGCAGTCGGCACCGCCGCTACGGCACCACTGACCGTGGCCTTACTGACCGTGGCCTTCGGGGGAAGGAACCGCAACGGCACGTGCCGAGCTGGAAGGGGCGCTTCGTTGCTTGCTCCAGAAGACAGCCTGGGCCGTGAAGGGAAATCCGGTGATCATGGCGCACCGTGAAGCACCAACCGGAGTGTCGACTGGCTGCTTCGCTTCGGAGCCGCCAGGTGCGGCTGGTCGCGCAGCACCGGAGCAACGGGAAAGCAGGCCGTCGACTTCCAGTTGCGCCGCACGAGTGCCGCACCGCTCAACCGCGTCTCAGGCACCTTCTCCGGATGTCGCTTCGGGCCCGGGCGACTCCGCCCGGGCCCGAAGCCCGACGTCAGCGGGACAGCTGGAGGCAGGCGGACTGTCGCAGACTGCCCATATCGCTACCGCACGAGGTCTGAACGGCGGCGACCGCCCACCGGAGCCTGCCGGCCGGCCCCGGCGCACATGCCCTGACCGGGCCGCCGGACACCTACCGACCAAGGTACAGGCCGGGTAACCGCACCTCCCGTGCCCAAACCGAAGCATCCGCCGATCACGCCGCAGCCCCGTACTCCTGCTCCGCGTTCTGCTCCACCTCGGCCCGCACCCGGGCCAGCGCCCGGGTGATCCGGCGTGAGACGTGCATCTGGGACAGATCCAGCTCTGCGGCGATCGCGCTTTGCGTCATGTCCTCGAAGAACCGCCAGTACAGGATGCGGCGCTCCCGTTCGGGCAGCATGGCCAGCGCGGGCTTGACCGCTTCGCGGTCCTCGATGAGCCCGAAGCGGCTGTCGGCACCGCCGAGGGTGTCCATGAGGGTGTAGTCGTCGTTGTCGGCCCTGCGGTCCAGGGCCACGTCCAGCGACAGCGACCGGTAGCTCTCCAGCGCCTCCAGCCCTTGCGTGACGTCTTCCTCGGCCAGGCAGGCGTGTTCGGCGACCTGCGTCACGGTCGGCGACCTGCCGTCCAAGGTGGTGCCCAGTTCCCGTACGTCCTTGCGGACCTTGTTGCGCAGTTCCTGGGTACGCCGGGGCACACACGGAAGTCTTCGGCGGTATCCGGATCGCGGTATCGCCCGCGGGCACACTCGATCATGGTGGTGGCCATCGCCGGCTCTCCTTAGACGCTGGTAGGCGGCTCGCATGCAATTAAGTGGCCACTGACCGGAATCCGGCAGGCTGGCCCTCGTAACGGGGTGCCTGCGGTTCCGAAGCACTACAGGTCTCCTGACCCGGATACCGCCCTCCACACGTACAATCCGAAAGCATTTGTGGTGGCGCGCGTCCGAGGAGCGAAGCAGCCCGCTTCCCGGACGCCCACGCAGTGGGCACCATCTCCTGAACAAAAGCAGCACCGGCCGCCACTTTCGTATCGACTGAATCTGCTGGCCAACACGCCTAGCCTGGGCCAGCCCCACGGGACGCACGGCAGTAGGGCAGCGGCCGCACGGGCAGAACCGAGCACAACAACCACTGCCGGCCGGGGCCCTTGACGGGCGGGCCCGCTTCAACAGGAACGCGGACAGGAGGTGAACCTGCGGTATCGCTGCGTCAGGTCATGGCCCCGTTGGCGTCGATCGATCCGCGAAAGGTCAGCAGCGCGGCAGGAAAGGCGATCAGCATGGAGACCATTACCCAATCTGTCTCCGCTGTCGCCTGGACCGCGACTTTCACGCACAGCAGGTCGACCGGCACCCGGTGGAGGAACGAAGCGAAGACGCACAGCTACATATAGTTAGCCCACGCGAAAGTTCTTTCGTGCAGCGTACAGAGAGGACGGGCCGGTAAGAACATGCCGACACCGGTGCAAAAGCAGCGCGGGAGCGGCAGCCGACGACCCTGGCTGCAGTAGAAGCTCAAGCGGCCCAGCCGACGGAGGAGACGTTGCTGCAGGCATCGTGGTCGGGACCGTTCTCGGGCGTTCCGCCACAGCCTCGCCCGCCCGGCCGACCCCTGCCGCTCGGCGCGCCGTTGAAGCCGGCGGTCGTCGGTGCGCCTCCATGGCGATCGTCTCCCCCTGCGACACCACGGCGCGTTACCTCCGCCATGGGCACATCGTCAGCTGGAAGGGATTTGGCAGATCGCGGAGTTCTCGCGGGGAAAACCCCGCTCCGGGTGCTCTCGCGGGCACTGGGGCAGCGGGGACAGTCCACGTCCGCGTCGAACCGCAGACGTCCACTTGGAGGGTTCGCTACGCGGTCCGCTTCGGGGGGGGAAGACGTGAAGACTCCATCAACGAATTGGCCCGCGGATCCGGCGTGCGCCACCGGCACTACCGAGGTCAGCCGAAGGTCCATCCGCAGCAAGTGTCACGGCCATCGCCGTGGACATCGAGCGCCTCAGCAGCCTGACATCCACCGAGGGCACCGCGGCCGCCAACTGCCTTCCAGACCTTCCTGAACCAGCACAGCGTCCCTCGGCCGATGTCCTGGCGCCTCCTCGGCAGTTGACGTCGGCCACTTCGGAATTCCCGACAGAGCCAAGCTCGCCTGTTTACGCCGTCACCGCCACCTGCTCCCTGGCCACGGCATCTGCTTCCCCGCGACCTGGATGACCGAGCA includes:
- a CDS encoding sigma-70 family RNA polymerase sigma factor; this encodes MPRRTQELRNKVRKDVRELGTTLDGRSPTVTQVAEHACLAEEDVTQGLEALESYRSLSLDVALDRRADNDDYTLMDTLGGADSRFGLIEDREAVKPALAMLPERERRILYWRFFEDMTQSAIAAELDLSQMHVSRRITRALARVRAEVEQNAEQEYGAAA